In Armatimonadota bacterium, the genomic stretch TGACTTTCGTAACAGGGTCTTTGTGATCGACCACAGCCGGTGCATCGGCAATGAAGGTGTATTTCGATAGATCTGCGTTGGCGACCTTTGGCACCCAGAAAGTCATCGTCTCGTCATGAAGTTCGTAACTCGCCTGACGGGTGGATGGGTACTTCGTCGGTGTTGTCGCCAAAATTGCCTGAAGCGCGCTGTAGTTTTCGGTACGAGTGGCGGCTTCATCCGTTCGCGGCAGACTGAGCGAGACGGTGGCGTCTGCGGGAAGGCAGGAATCTAGGCAGACCAACATCGCCACATCTCCGCGGATATTGACGTGGTGCTCGGAGATTTGTGCCGGAGGGGTGATCTGGGCGAGATACACGACTTCTTTCTCGTACCCGAAGGTGATTGTGCCATCAAGCAGAATCTTATGTGGTGCTGGGTATTTGAGCTCGCTGACTTTCCAGCCTTTTGGCAGCGCCCATTCGACCGTGGTGCCCAATCCAGAATCGCCAGGATTCTTGTAATAGGTGTGCCAGCCTTCCTCGATTTCTACCTTCACTCCAACCCAAAACGGCTCACCAGCTTTGAAAGTGCTGACGCTCGACATGATTTGAACTTGGGTTGGGTTTGGCGGAGCGGAAAGAAGAAGGGCAGAAAGCGCAACACTGATCATACGTTCAGTATGTACGTTTTCTGCCCTATCGCTTGTTACACCAAGATTTCGCTGCGACGTTCTGAAACGCGTCGTTCCGAGTGGTCGAGAATCTTCTTGCGGAAGCGGAGCATCTTTGGAGTGACCTCGAGAAGTTCGTCATCGCGCAGCCACGAAAGCGCTTGTTCGAGCGAAAACTCTCGGTGAGAGTCTAGAACAGTAGTGGCGTCGGCACTTGCCGATCGCATGTTTGTCGCTGCCTTTTGGTCGACCGCGTTCACGACCATGTCTTCATCTCGCGAGCACGCACCGATGATCATTCCGCCGTACACCTCGGTGCCGACTTCATAGAAGAACATGCCGCGTTCTTGAATCTTCTCGTAGGCGTATCGGGTGATCTTGCCCGGATCCTTTGCGATCAACGCGCCTTGGCTTCGGCTTTCGACCGCGCCCTTGTATTCCTTGTACCCATCGAACAACGAAGCCATGAGTCCCAGTCCTCGAGTGAGGGTCAAGTAGTTCGACCGGAATCCGATGAGACCGCGTGTTGGGATCGAGTAGATCAAGCGGCGAGAATTCTCGGTGACTTGCATGTCGATCATCTCGCCTTTGCGACGGGACATCTCTTCCATGACCGGACCTTGGGCGTCTTCGGGAAGCTCCAATGTCACCGTTTCGTACGGCTCGGTGACGGTGCCATTCTCGTCGCGAACATAGATGACCTGAGGGCGGCTGATTTGCATTTCGTAGCCTTCGCGCCGCATCGTTTCGATGAGAATCGCGAGCTGCAATTCGCCTCGTGCCTTGACCTTTACCGCATCTGCAGGAGAATCGTCGTCGATTTCGATGCTTACCGAGACCACTTCCTCCTTCTCAAGCCGTTCTTTGATCTTGTGGATCGTGAGGAACTTTCCGCCGTCCTTGCCAGCTAGTGGAGAGTTATTGGCATAGAAATTCATGCTGAGCGTTGATGGCTCGATCTTTATGACTGGCAACGCCGTGGTGTCGGGGACACCGATCGTATCCGAAATGTGGACATGATCGAGTCCGCTCATCATCACGATTTCGCCGGCATTTGCCTGTTCGACTTCCTTGAGCTGAATGCCTTCGTAAACCCAGAGCTTGGTGACGTTAAAGCCT encodes the following:
- the typA gene encoding translational GTPase TypA; the encoded protein is MDSPQIRTIGIIAHVDHGKTTLVDALFKQAGTFRENQNMGVRVMDSNDLEREKGITILSKVASVTYKGTKINIVDTPGHADFGGEVERVLSMVDGVLLIVDANEGPMPQTRFVLRKAFENKKKPIVCVNKIDREGARPIEAYDKTIDLFIDLGAEEEDLFFPHLYTSGGGGFARRDPAGTETDMRELFEMIVNEIPAPKVEREGPFLLQVNNLDYSDYLGRMFGGKILRGTVKVGDRLEKSREGKDKKEGFNVTKLWVYEGIQLKEVEQANAGEIVMMSGLDHVHISDTIGVPDTTALPVIKIEPSTLSMNFYANNSPLAGKDGGKFLTIHKIKERLEKEEVVSVSIEIDDDSPADAVKVKARGELQLAILIETMRREGYEMQISRPQVIYVRDENGTVTEPYETVTLELPEDAQGPVMEEMSRRKGEMIDMQVTENSRRLIYSIPTRGLIGFRSNYLTLTRGLGLMASLFDGYKEYKGAVESRSQGALIAKDPGKITRYAYEKIQERGMFFYEVGTEVYGGMIIGACSRDEDMVVNAVDQKAATNMRSASADATTVLDSHREFSLEQALSWLRDDELLEVTPKMLRFRKKILDHSERRVSERRSEILV